In the Pseudolabrys taiwanensis genome, one interval contains:
- a CDS encoding RidA family protein, producing the protein MAGTVEQKLASLGITLPTPAAPVANYVPFVRTGNQLVVSGQLCFGPDGKLVVTGQLGGGVSLEDGQKAARACAINLIAQVKAAVGDLDKVVRVVRLGGFINSAPGYGDGPKVMNGASDLMVEVFGDKGRHARSTVGVAALPAQAAVEVEGLFEIA; encoded by the coding sequence ATGGCCGGCACGGTTGAACAGAAGCTCGCAAGTCTCGGCATCACCTTGCCGACCCCGGCCGCGCCAGTGGCCAATTACGTGCCGTTCGTCCGCACCGGCAATCAGCTCGTCGTGTCCGGTCAACTCTGCTTCGGCCCCGACGGGAAGCTTGTGGTGACCGGTCAGCTCGGCGGCGGCGTCTCGCTCGAGGACGGACAGAAGGCCGCACGCGCCTGCGCCATCAATCTCATCGCTCAGGTGAAAGCGGCTGTCGGCGACCTCGACAAGGTCGTTCGCGTGGTACGCCTCGGCGGCTTCATCAACTCCGCACCGGGTTATGGCGACGGCCCGAAGGTCATGAACGGCGCCTCCGACCTGATGGTCGAGGTGTTCGGCGACAAGGGCCGCCACGCCCGCTCGACCGTCGGCGTCGCGGCGCTGCCGGCGCAGGCGGCCGTCGAGGTCGAAGGCCTATTCGAGATCGCATAG
- the fabF gene encoding beta-ketoacyl-ACP synthase II, translating to MRRIVVTGSGIVSPLGCGTDLVWQRLLAGRSGVRRMSDNLVGDVAAKIAGVVSDTSEDAEGGFDPQRIVSAKDQKRMDRFIQFALAAADEAIAQSAWKPDCDAERERTATIIGSGIGGFATMKQAVHTTDQHGSRRLSPFTVPSFLVNLAAGQVSIRYGFRGPIGAPVTACAASLQAIGDGARMIRSGEIDVAICGGAESCIERVSLGSFAAARALSTRFNDTPERASRPFDADRDGFVMSEGAAAVVVEELDHALARGAVPLAELVGYGTTSDAYHMVAAPQDGAGLQRCMRLAINAAGIDARDVGYINAHATSTPFGDAAELSAIRSVFNGAGVAVSSTKSSTGHLLGAAGAAGVIFTVRALCSGILPPTLNLETADDAFSDLNLIGREPRARAVDYAMVNGFGFGGVNASVLLKRWVN from the coding sequence ATGCGCCGTATCGTTGTTACCGGCTCCGGTATCGTCTCCCCGCTTGGTTGTGGCACGGATCTCGTTTGGCAACGGCTTTTGGCCGGCCGGTCGGGCGTTCGCCGGATGTCCGATAATCTTGTCGGGGACGTCGCGGCGAAGATCGCCGGTGTCGTGTCCGACACGTCCGAGGACGCCGAAGGCGGCTTCGATCCGCAGCGCATCGTCAGCGCCAAAGACCAGAAGCGCATGGATCGCTTCATCCAGTTCGCGCTCGCGGCCGCGGACGAGGCCATCGCCCAGTCCGCGTGGAAGCCCGACTGCGATGCGGAGCGCGAACGCACCGCGACCATCATCGGCTCCGGCATCGGCGGCTTCGCGACGATGAAGCAGGCCGTGCACACCACCGATCAACATGGCTCGCGCCGGCTGTCGCCGTTCACCGTGCCGTCGTTCCTGGTCAATCTCGCGGCCGGGCAGGTGTCGATCCGTTACGGTTTTCGCGGTCCCATCGGCGCGCCCGTCACGGCTTGCGCCGCGAGCCTGCAGGCGATCGGCGACGGCGCGCGCATGATCCGCAGCGGCGAGATCGACGTCGCGATCTGCGGCGGCGCCGAAAGTTGTATCGAGCGCGTCAGCCTTGGCAGCTTCGCGGCCGCGCGCGCGCTGTCGACGCGCTTCAATGACACGCCGGAACGCGCGTCGCGCCCCTTCGACGCCGATCGCGACGGCTTCGTCATGAGCGAGGGCGCAGCCGCGGTGGTCGTCGAAGAACTCGATCATGCGCTCGCGCGCGGCGCCGTGCCGCTCGCCGAGTTGGTCGGCTATGGCACCACGTCCGACGCCTATCACATGGTCGCGGCGCCGCAGGATGGCGCCGGCCTCCAGCGCTGCATGCGGCTCGCCATCAACGCCGCCGGGATCGATGCCCGCGATGTGGGTTACATCAACGCGCACGCGACATCGACGCCGTTCGGCGACGCCGCCGAGTTGTCGGCGATCCGCAGCGTGTTCAATGGCGCGGGCGTTGCTGTCTCCTCGACGAAGTCATCTACGGGCCATCTGCTCGGCGCGGCTGGTGCGGCCGGTGTCATCTTCACGGTCCGCGCACTGTGTTCGGGCATTCTGCCGCCGACGCTCAATCTGGAAACGGCCGACGATGCGTTCAGTGATCTCAATCTGATTGGACGTGAGCCGCGCGCGCGTGCCGTCGATTACGCGATGGTCAATGGCTTCGGCTTCGGCGGCGTGAACGCGTCCGTGCTGCTGAAGCGCTGGGTCAACTGA
- a CDS encoding cell envelope integrity EipB family protein, which produces MTFLANVQRLSLPAVVALAVLGPAAAAPPTDGVVLTPHRAVYDLKLTKTRGNRGIETVRGRILYDFSGNACDGYELKFRQVSELDSGEGKAAVNDLRSTTWEDGEATKFRFNSENLLNDTPTDSVNGRAERDAKAVAVALSKPQEKKLTMPAGAVFPTEHMRRIIAAARAGKTILEFPVYDGSETGEKLYNTLTVIGRPIKPGEKPVNDAAAKVPELAKLTRWPVTISYFVQESQKQEQTGEQTPVYAISFELYENGISRALVLDYSDFTIAGEMTSLDVKQAKPCR; this is translated from the coding sequence ATGACCTTTCTCGCGAACGTGCAACGCCTGAGCCTGCCGGCCGTCGTCGCCCTGGCTGTGCTGGGACCCGCCGCGGCGGCGCCGCCGACGGACGGGGTGGTGCTGACGCCGCATCGGGCTGTCTACGATCTCAAGCTCACCAAGACGCGCGGCAACCGCGGCATCGAGACCGTGCGCGGCCGCATCCTGTACGATTTCTCCGGCAATGCCTGCGACGGCTACGAGCTGAAGTTCCGCCAGGTGTCCGAGCTAGACTCGGGCGAGGGCAAGGCGGCGGTCAACGATTTGCGCTCGACCACCTGGGAAGACGGTGAGGCCACGAAGTTCCGCTTCAACTCCGAGAACCTGCTCAACGATACGCCGACCGACTCGGTGAACGGCCGCGCCGAACGCGACGCGAAGGCGGTTGCGGTGGCGCTGAGCAAGCCACAGGAGAAGAAGCTGACCATGCCGGCGGGCGCCGTTTTCCCGACCGAGCATATGCGGCGGATCATCGCTGCCGCGCGCGCCGGTAAAACCATTCTCGAATTCCCGGTCTATGACGGCTCGGAAACCGGCGAGAAGCTCTACAACACGCTCACCGTCATCGGCCGCCCGATCAAGCCCGGCGAAAAGCCGGTGAACGATGCCGCGGCCAAGGTGCCGGAGCTCGCCAAGCTCACGCGCTGGCCGGTCACCATCAGCTATTTCGTGCAGGAGTCGCAGAAGCAGGAGCAGACCGGCGAGCAGACGCCGGTCTATGCGATCAGTTTTGAACTCTATGAAAATGGTATTTCGCGTGCGCTGGTGCTCGACTACAGCGATTTCACCATTGCCGGCGAGATGACCTCGCTGGACGTGAAGCAGGCGAAACCCTGCCGATGA